Proteins encoded in a region of the Panicum hallii strain FIL2 chromosome 3, PHallii_v3.1, whole genome shotgun sequence genome:
- the LOC112883951 gene encoding aspartic proteinase nepenthesin-1-like codes for MAKPLLCLAFFCASLWWFATSAAGLRLELTHLNAKDSCTAEERLRRAIERTHRRLASTGGVAAPVRWSEMQYVAEYRIGDPPQRAEAIVDTGSNLIWTQCATCRPGCFGQNLSFYDPSRSRTAQPVACNGTACALGSETQCTRDRSACAVLTAYGAGAIAGVLGTEVFTFGSRNVSLAFGCVTASRLTPGSLDGASGIIGLGRGALSLVSQLGDTKFSYCLTPYLRDAVNPSHLFVGASAGLDGDAPVTSVLFAENPTDYPFSTFYYLPLVGMTVGSAKLAIAAAAFGLRQVATGVWAGGVLIDSGSPFTSLVDAAYQALRAELVRQLGASLVQPQIEGLDLCVARGDAGTVVPPLVLHFGGGGGDVVVPPENYWGPVDTATDCMVLFNSAARPGATLPMNETTIIGNYMQQDMHLLYDLGNGVLSFQPADCSAM; via the coding sequence ATGGCGAAGCCTTTGCTCTGTCTCGCGTTCTTCTGCGCCTCCCTGTGGTGGTTCGCCACCTCCGCGGCCGGCCTCCGCCTCGAGCTCACCCACCTCAACGCCAAGGACAGCTGCACCGCGGAGgagcgcctgcgccgcgccatCGAGCGCACCCACCGCCGCCTGGCGTCCACGGGCGGGGTGGCCGCGCCCGTCCGCTGGTCGGAGATGCAGTACGTCGCCGAGTACCGCATCGGTGACCCGCCGCAGCGCGCCGAGGCCATCGTCGACACCGGCAGCAACCTCATCTGGACGCAGTGCGCCACCTGCCGCCCCGGCTGCTTCGGCCAGAACCTCTCCTTCTACGACCCGTCCCGGTCGCGCACCGCCCAGCCCGTGGCGTGCAACGGCACCGCGTGCGCCCTCGGCTCCGAGACCCAGTGCACGCGCGACAGGTCGGCGTGCGCCGTCCTCACCGCCTACGGCGCCGGCGCCATCGCCGGGGTCCTCGGCACCGAGGTCTTCACGTTCGGGTCGCGGAACGTGAGCCTCGCGTTCGGGTGCGTCACCGCGTCGAGGCTCACGCCGGGCTCCCTGGACGGCGCGTCCGGCATTATCGGGCTCGGCCGCGGCGCGCTCTCGCTGGTCTCCCAGCTCGGCGACACcaagttctcctactgcctCACGCCCTACTTGCGCGACGCCGTCAACCCGAGCCACCTGTTCGTCGGCGCGTCCGCCGGTCTGGATGGCGACGCGCCGGTGACATCCGTGCTGTTCgccgagaaccccacggactaCCCCTTCAGCACGTTCTACTACCTGCCCCTGGTCGGGATGACCGTGGGCAGCGCCAAGCTCGCCATCGCCGCGGCGGCGTTCGGCCTCCGGCAGGTCGCGACGGGGGTATGGGCCGGAGGCGTGCTGATCGACTCCGGCTCCCCGTTCACGAGCCTCGTCGACGCAGCCTACCAGGCGCTGAGGGCGGAGCTGGTGCGCCAGCTGGGTGCCAGCCTCGTGCAGCCGCAGATCGAAGGGCTGGACCTGTGCGTCGCGCGGGGAGACGCCGGCACGGTGGTGCCGCCGCTGGTGCTGCACttcggagggggcggcggcgacgtGGTGGTGCCGCCGGAGAACTACTGGGGGCCCGTGGACACGGCTACGGACTGCATGGTGCTGTTCAActccgcggcgcggccgggcgcgACGCTGCCGATGAACGAGACGACCATCATCGGCAACTACATGCAGCAGGACATGCACCTGCTCTACGACCTCGGCAATGGCGTGCTCTCCTTCCAGCCGGCGGACTGCAGTGCCATGTAA
- the LOC112885579 gene encoding probable LRR receptor-like serine/threonine-protein kinase At1g51810, with protein sequence MHLAARARGQQQADAAPSGFVSIDCGIPEGAAYADQSTRGLRYVSDAGFTDAGLNAGVNPPYNIKGLADRYLTARYFPGAGGARSCYTLRAVAPGGRYLIRAAFYYGNYDGLDRPPAFDLHVGVNRWVTVNVTAAGAVYIFEAVAVAPADFLQVCLVNRGLGTPFISGLDLRPLQDDMYPEATVNQSLTLLNFRRPTATYSFNRYHFWRPASTYRVFRYPFDPYDRLWQSFGDIDAWTNITTSTAVDVSNISSFHMPSNILWSAATPVNGNRIDFTWSSDSSINNGDASYLLLLYFAEVQRLPSNALRRFDILVDNATWNSSQGYSPKYLSAELVKRTVQGSSQHTVSLVATPDATLPPILNAFEIYTVLPMTELATNDGDAKAMMKIRAEYGLKKNWMGDPCAPKEFAWDGLNCSYSSSGPAWITALHLASSGLSGQIDASFRDLKSLQYLDLSNNNLSGPVPDFLAQMPSLKFLDLSSNKLSGPVPAVLLQKHQNGSLVLRTGNNANLCDNDASTCEPENKIGNRILVIAIVVPIAVATLLFLVAFFILCRMKNKQVNRTANNSRLPSPRERSNIFENRHFTYKELKLMTANFKEEIGRGGFGAVFLGYLENGIPVAVKMCSKTSQGDREFSAEAQHLTRVHHRNLVSLIGYCKDKKHLALVYEYMHGGNLEDRLRGEASAATPLTWHQRLKIALDSAHGLEYLHKACQPPLIHRDVKTTNILLSAELEAKISDFGLTKVFDNDFRTHITTQPAGTLGYLDPEYYNTSWLSEKSDVYSFGVVLLELITGQPPAVHITGTESIHIALWVRQKLSMGNIESIVDPRMGGEYDVNSVWKVAELALQCKERPSRERPTMTDVVVELKECMELDVLHAKGYYSSAPSSTINLSAASVDLQSDAQESYAGQETVLELEQLGNRSSTQLGPAPR encoded by the exons ATGCAT ctcgccgcccgcgcccgcggccAGCAGCAGGCCGACGCCGCCCCCTCCGGCTTCGTCAGCATCGACTGCGGCATCCCGGAGGGCGCGGCGTACGCGGACCAGTCCACGCGCGGCCTGCGCTACGTCTCCGACGCCGGGTTCACCGACGCGGGGCTCAACGCCGGCGTCAACCCGCCGTACAACATCAAGGGGCTCGCCGACCGCTACCTCACCGCCCGCTACttccccggcgccggcggcgcgcgcagCTGCTACACGCTCCGGGCGGTGGCGCCGGGGGGCAGGTACCTCATCAGGGCCGCCTTCTACTACGGCAACTACGACGGGCTCGACAGGCCCCCCGCCTTCGACCTCCACGTCGGCGTCAACCGCTGGGTCACCGTCAAcgtcaccgccgccggcgccgtgtACATCTtcgaggcggtggcggtggcgccggCGGACTTCTTGCAGGTGTGCCTGGTGAACCGAGGCCTCGGCACGCCGTTCATCTCCGGGCTCGACCTAAGGCCGCTCCAGGACGACATGTACCCGGAGGCCACCGTGAACCAGTCGCTGACGCTGCTCAACTTCCGGCGGCCGACGGCGACGTACAGCTTCAACCGCTACCACTTCTGGCGGCCGGCCAGTACATACCGGGTGTTCAG GTACCCATTTGATCCATACGACCGGCTCTGGCAGTCTTTTGGTGATATTGATGCATGGACCAACATAACAACCTCGACAGCCGTCGACGTCTCCAACATCAGCAGCTTCCATATGCCATCGAACATTTTGTGGAGTGCCGCCACTCCGGTGAATGGAAACCGGATCGACTTCACATGGAGCTCGGATTCCTCCATAAACAATGGCGACGCATCATACCTCCTCTTGCTTTATTTTGCGGAGGTACAGAGGTTACCAAGCAATGCACTGAGGCGATTTGATATCCTTGTCGATAACGCTACATGGAACAGCAGCCAGGGCTACAGCCCGAAATACCTTTCTGCCGAGCTTGTGAAAAGGACGGTGCAGGGATCAAGCCAGCATACTGTATCGCTTGTAGCCACACCAGATGCAACTCTTCCACCAATCCTGAATGCATTCGAGATATATACAGTGCTGCCAATGACTGAACTTGCGACGAATGATGGAGATG CCAAGGCCATGATGAAAATTCGCGCAGAATATGGATTGAAGAAAAATTGGATGGGTGATCCTTGTGCACCAAAAGAATTTGCTTGGGATGGATTGAACTGCAGTTATTCTTCATCTGGCCCTGCATGGATCACAGCTCT ACACTTGGCATCTAGTGGGTTGAGTGGTCAAATCGATGCTTCTTTCAGAGATCTAAAATCCCTCCAATACCT GGACCTGTCCAATAACAATCTGTCTGGTCCAGTACCTGATTTTCTTGCGCAAATGCCATCGCTCAAGTTCCT TGATCTGTCAAGCAACAAACTTAGTGGACCGGTTCCTGCAGTTCTACTACAAAAACATCAAAATGGATCTCTTGTATTAAG GACCGGTAACAATGCAAATCTGTGCGATAATGATGCTTCCACCTGCGAACCAGAGAACAAGATTGGCAACAGAATACTTGTCATTGCTATAGTTGTCCCAATAGCAGTAGCAACTCTACTATTTCTGGTGGCATTTTTTATCCTTTGTAGAATGAAGAATAAGCAAG TTAACAGGACGGCAAACAACTCAAGGCTTCCTAGCCCTCGAGAAAGATCAAATATATTTGAAAACAGACATTTCACCTACAAGGAGTTGAAGCTCATGACAGCTAACTTCAAAGAAGAAATAGGGAGGGGAGGATTTGGTGCTGTCTTCCTAGGATATTTGGAGAATGGAATTCCAGTTGCTGTTAAGATGTGTTCAAAAACATCTCAAGGGGATAGAGAGTTTTCAGCTGAG GCTCAACACTTGACTAGAGTTCATCACAGAAAccttgtttccttgattggatacTGCAAGGACAAGAAACATCTAGCTCTTGTTTATGAATACATGCATGGTGGAAACCTAGAGGATCGTCTAAGAG GCGAAGCCTCTGCTGCTACACCCCTCACTTGGCATCAGCGTCTCAAGATTGCTCTCGACTCTGCCCATG GATTGGAGTATCTACATAAGGCGTGTCAACCGCCACTGATCCACAGGGACGTGAAGACAACGAATATTCTGCTATCTGCTGAACTTGAGGCAAAGATATCTGACTTTGGGCTCACGAAGGTGTTTGACAATGATTTCAGGACCCACATCACAACACAACCAGCAGGTACCCTGGGATACCTGGACCCTGAATATTATAACACATCCTGGCTCAGTGAGAAGAGTGACGTGTACAGCTTCGGAGTTGTGCTACTGGAGCTCATCACAGGCCAGCCACCAGCAGTCCATATTACTGGCACCGAGAGCATTCACATTGCACTTTGGGTGCGCCAGAAGCTCTCGATGGGCAACATTGAGAGCATTGTTGACCCGAGGATGGGAGGAGAGTACGATGTCAACTCTGTCTGGAAAGTTGCAGAATTGGCACTGCAATGCAAAGAGCGGCCATCGCGGGAACGGCCAACAATGACTGACGTTGTGGTGGAGCTCAAGGAGTGCATGGAGCTGGATGTGCTGCACGCAAAGGGATATTACAGCTCGGCGCCGAGCAGCACAATCAATCTCAGTGCAGCAAGTGTTGACTTGCAGAGTGATGCACAAGAAAGTTATGCAGGACAGGAAACTGTGCTTGAGCTGGAACAGTTAGGCAATAGATCATCAACTCAACTAGGTCCTGCACCACGATGA
- the LOC112887932 gene encoding aspartic proteinase nepenthesin-1-like: MARPLLWLALLCASLTFTACAGIRLELVHVDARENRTVAERVRRATERTHRRLASMGEVTAPVRWVETQYIAEYLIGDPPQRAEAIIDTGSNLIWTQCAACRPAGGCFSQNLSFYDPSRSRTVQPVACNGTACALGSETQCTRDRSACAVLTAYGAGAIAGVLSTEVFTFGSQNASLAFGCVIASRLTPGSLDGASGIIGLGRGALSLVSQLGDTKFSYCLTPYFSDAVNTSRLFVGASAGLGGNTPVTSVPFVKNPSDDLFGTFYFLPLAGITVGKAKLDVPAAAFDLRQVAPGKWAGTLIDSGSPFTSLVDVAYQALRAELARQLGTSLVPPPARGLDLCVAGGDAGKLVPPLVLHFGSGGGAASDVVVPPENYWAPVDDTTACMVVFSSARPNATLPVNETTIIGNYMQQNMHLLYDLGNGVLSFQPADCSAM, encoded by the coding sequence ATGGCGAGACCCTTGCTCTGGCTGGCGCTCTTGTGCGCCTCCCTGACATTCACCGCTTGCGCCGGCATCCGCCTCGAGCTCGTCCACGTCGACGCCAGGGAGAACCGCACCGTGGCGGAGCGCGTGCGCCGCGCCACCGAGCGCACCCACCGCCGGCTGGCGTCCATGGGCGAGGTGACCGCGCCCGTCCGCTGGGTGGAGACGCAGTACATCGCCGAGTATCTCATCGGCGACCCGCCGCAGCGGGCCGAGGCCATCATCGACACAGGCAGCAACCTCATCTGGACGCAGTGCGCCGCCTGCCGCCCCGCCGGCGGCTGCTTCAGCCAGAACCTCTCCTTCTACGACCCGTCCCGGTCGCGCACCGTCCAGCCCGTGGCGTGCAACGGCACCGCGTGCGCCCTCGGCTCCGAGACCCAGTGCACGCGCGACAGGTCGGCGTGCGCCGTCCTCACCGCCTACGGCGCCGGCGCCATCGCCGGGGTCCTCAGCACCGAGGTCTTCACGTTCGGGTCGCAGAACGCGAGCCTCGCGTTCGGGTGCGTCATCGCGTCGAGGCTCACACCGGGCTCCCTCGACGGCGCGTCCGGCATCATCGGGCTCGGCCGCGGCGCGCTCTCGCTGGTCTCCCAGCTCGGCGACACcaagttctcctactgcctCACGCCCTACTTCAGCGACGCCGTCAACACGAGCCGCCTGTTCGTCGGCGCGTCCGCCGGCCTCGGCGGCAACACACCGGTGACGTCCGTGCCGTTCGTCAAGAACCCGAGCGATGACCTGTTCGGCACGTTCTACTTCCTGCCCCTGGCCGGGATCACGGTCGGGAAAGCCAAGCTCGACGTCCCCGCCGCGGCGTTCGACCTCCGGCAGGTCGCGCCGGGGAAGTGGGCGGGCACGCTCATCGACTCCGGCTCCCCGTTCACGAGCCTCGTCGACGTGGCGTACCAGGCGCTGAGGGCGGAGCTGGCGCGGCAGCTCGGCACCAGCCTCGTGCCGCCGCCGGCAAGAGGGTTGGACCTGTGCGTGGCGGGGGGGGACGCCGGCAAGCTGGTGCCGCCGCTGGTGCTCCACTttggaagcggcggcggcgccgcttcGGACGTGGTGGTGCCGCCGGAGAACTACTGGGCGCCCGTGGACGACACCACGGCGTGCATGGTGGTGTTCAGCTCGGCGAGGCCGAACGCGACGCTGCCGGTCAACGAGACGACCATCATCGGCAACTACATGCAGCAGAACATGCACCTGCTCTACGACCTCGGCAATGGCGTCCTCTCCTTCCAGCCGGCGGACTGCAGCGCCATGTGA
- the LOC112885578 gene encoding probable LRR receptor-like serine/threonine-protein kinase At1g05700 has product MHAAGFISIDCGIAENWSYPDSSSGGLPYVSDARFVDAGEGLNAVVRPPYVDQGLADRYRNVRYFPGAGATRSCYTLRPVAPGGRNLVRATFYYGNYDGLNAAPTFDLHLGVNHWATVKVTSVNRVYIFEAVAVSPADSMQVCLVNTGLGTPFISGLDLRPLRATMYPEATVNQSLLLLSLSRPSANFGFNRYQFWPESQPFRYPSDPYDRLWQRYGNNAAWTNITTTENVDISNTTTSFDKPTGILGSSVTPVNGTRIDFSWSSDPALDDGNSTYLLLLYFAELRRVPSNGLRQFDVLIDDSVWNGSQGFTPKYLSAEVVKRMVQGSGQHTVSLVATPEATLPPILNAFEIYSVKPVTELGTNDADAKAMMMIRATYALEKNWMGDPCAPKAFAWDGLNCSYPSSGPAWITALRLSSSGLTGAVESSFGDLKSLEYLDLSNNSLSGPVPDFLAQLPSLKFLDLSSNKLSGRVPADLLERHQNGSLVLRTGNNADLCDNDASTCELEKKSNKTLVIATVVPIVVVATLLFVAAFLILRRMRNSQDKWMATNSRLNSREDRSNIFENRKFTYKELKVMTANFREEIGRGGFGAVFLGYLENQSPVAVKMRSKTSSQGDKEFLAEAQHLTRVHHKNLVSLIGYCKDKKHMALVYEYMHGGNLEDRIRGEASAATPLTWHQRLKIALDSAQGLEYLHKSCQPPLIHRDVKTKNILLSADLEAKIADFGLMKAFADEFKTHVTTMPAGTLGYLDPEYYNTSQLSEKSDVYSFGVVLLELITGQPPAVPVSDTESIHVALWVRQKLSEGDIASIADPRMRGEYDVNSVWKVAELALKCKEQPSRERPAMADIVAEVKESLELQVSYAMGYYSSAPSSALNLSATSVDLHSDAQLSDHPGKEALPELQQVGIASATHIGPAPR; this is encoded by the exons ATGCATGCAGCGGGCTTCATCAGCATCGACTGCGGCATCGCCGAGAACTGGAGCTACCCGGACTCCTCCTCGGGGGGCCTCCCCTACGTCTCCGACGCCCGCTTCGTCGACGCCGGGGAGGGGCTCAACGCCGTCGTGCGCCCGCCGTACGTCGACCAGGGACTGGCCGACCGGTACCGCAACGTCCGCTACttccccggcgccggcgccacgcGCAGCTGCTACACGCTCCGGCCGGTCGCGCCGGGCGGCAGGAACCTCGTCCGGGCCACCTTCTACTACGGCAACTACGACGGCCTCAACGCGGCCCCCACCTTCGACCTCCACCTCGGCGTCAATCACTGGGCCACCGTCAAGGTCACCTCCGTCAACAGAGTGTACATCTTTGAGGCGGTGGCTGTGTCGCCGGCCGACTCCATGCAG GTATGCTTGGTCAATACAGGGTTGGGTACACCGTTCATCTCTGGCCTTGACCTCAGGCCGCTCAGAGCGACCATGTACCCGGAGGCCACTGTCAACCAGTCGCTGCTTTTGCTCAGTCTTTCCCGCCCATCAGCCAATTTCGGTTTCAATCGGTACCAGTTCTGGCCAGAATCTCAACCATTCAG GTACCCCTCTGATCCGTACGACCGCCTCTGGCAAAGGTACGGCAACAATGCAGCATGGACCAACATAACAACCACAGAGAATGTGGACATCTCAAACACTACTACTAGCTTCGACAAGCCAACGGGGATACTGGGGAGCTCTGTCACTCCGGTGAATGGAACCCGGATCGACTTCTCATGGAGCTCAGACCCCGCCCTGGATGATGGCAACTCAACTTACCTTCTGCTTCTCTACTTCGCCGAGTTAAGGAGGGTGCCAAGCAATGGGCTGAGGCAGTTTGATGTTCTTATCGACGACTCTGTATGGAATGGCAGCCAGGGCTTCACCCCCAAGTACCTTTCTGCAGAGGTGGTGAAAAGGATGGTGCAGGGTTCAGGCCAGCATACTGTCTCGCTTGTGGCCACACCGGAGGCCACACTTCCACCCATCCTGAATGCGTTCGAGATATATTCAGTAAAGCCGGTGACTGAGCTTGGGACCAATGATGCAGATG CTAAGGCTATGATGATGATCCGCGCAACGTATGCGCTAGAGAAAAATTGGATGGGCGATCCTTGTGCACCGAAAGCATTTGCATGGGATGGCTTGAACTGCAGTTATCCATCATCTGGTCCTGCATGGATAACAGCTCT GCGTCTATCATCAAGTGGGTTGACTGGTGCAGTTGAGTCTTCTTTTGGGGATCTAAAATCCCTCGAATACCT GGATCTGTCAAATAATAGCCTATCTGGTCCAGTGCCAGATTTTCTAGCGCAACTGCCATCACTGAAATTCCT TGACTTGTCAAGCAACAAACTCAGTGGACGGGTACCTGCTGATCTACTAGAAAGGCATCAAAATGGATCTCTTGTATTGAG GACTGGTAACAACGCAGATCTGTGTGATAATGATGCTTCGACCTGTGAGCTAGAGAAGAAAAGCAACAAAACACTTGTTATTGCAACCGTGGTTCCAATAGTAGTAGTAGCAACTCTACTGTTTGTGGCAGCATTTCTTATCCTCCGTAGAATGAGAAATAGCCAAG ACAAATGGATGGCAACCAACTCAAGGCTTAATAGTCGAGAAGACAGATCAAACATATTTGAGAACAGAAAGTTCACCTACAAGGAGCTAAAAGTTATGACTGCTAACTTCAGAGAAGAAATAGGGCGAGGAGGTTTTGGTGCTGTCTTCCTAGGATATTTGGAGAACCAAAGTCCAGTTGCTGTCAAGATGCGTTCAAAAACCTCCTCTCAAGGGGATAAAGAGTTTTTAGCTGAG GCTCAGCATTTGACCAGAGTTCATCACAAGAACTTGGTTTCCTTGATCGGATATTGCAAGGACAAGAAACACATGGCCCTTGTCTATGAATACATGCATGGAGGAAATCTAGAGGACCGTATAAGGG GAGAGGCCTCTGCTGCTACACCCCTCACTTGGCATCAACGTCTAAAGATCGCGCTCGACTCCGCCCAAG GATTGGAGTACCTACACAAATCATGCCAGCCTCCACTGATCCATCGAGATGTAAAGACGAAGAACATTCTGCTATCTGCTGACCTTGAGGCGAAGATAGCTGACTTTGGGCTCATGAAGGCGTTTGCCGACGAGTTCAAGACCCATGTCACCACCATGCCGGCAGGTACCCTGGGGTATCTAGATCCTGAATACTACAACACGTCCCAGCTCAGTGAGAAGAGCGACGTGTACAGCTTCGGAGTTGTTCTTCTGGAACTTATCACGGGCCAGCCACCAGCAGTCCCCGTAAGCGACACCGAGAGCATCCATGTCGCGCTATGGGTGCGCCAGAAGCTCTCCGAGGGTGACATTGCAAGCATTGCTGACCCAAGGATGCGAGGGGAGTACGATGTCAACTCTGTCTGGAAAGTTGCAGAGTTGGCACTGAAGTGCAAAGAACAGCCATCGAGGGAGCGACCTGCAATGGCTGACATTGTAGCAGAGGTCAAGGAGAGCTTGGAGCTGCAGGTGTCCTATGCAATGGGCTACTACAGCTCAGCCCCGAGCAGCGCGCTCAACCTCAGTGCAACAAGTGTTGACTTGCATAGCGATGCCCAACTAAGTGATCACCCGGGAAAGGAAGCTTTGCCTGAGTTGCAGCAGGTAGGCATTGCATCAGCAACTCATATAGGTCCTGCACCAAGATGA